The Petrotoga miotherma DSM 10691 genome includes a region encoding these proteins:
- the recJ gene encoding single-stranded-DNA-specific exonuclease RecJ, giving the protein MESKWKVFWDPKARYYQEKEKVAKTLSNVLGISNFLAKLLVSRNIETPEEGDKFLNHLELESFDPYLMKDMSKAVEILKQIKERKEKVAIFGDYDVDGVTATSVLYLGLKRLGYDVTSYIPSRIEEGYSLNVKAIAELKGKNYNNIITVDCGTTSIQEIDYAKSLGMKVIVTDHHLPQENLPKADAILNPKRKDDEYPFKDLAGVGVTFKLLQALYKSYYVSLDPFEYIDLVAVGTIADIVSITSENRYLVKMGLNKLKTNPTKGLKYLLDELKIVDSEINSRTVTFKVAPKINAAGRMSNAHAAFKLLTEKDEEKLKKAVSELLRLNSKRQSTEKEIYLYSLSLLDLYPEYKKDPVLVLSGEDWHMGVLGIVASKLSNQFNKPVLMISKNQEMGKGSGRSPQGIDLMELLLKVNERGVFEEFGGHKFAAGFSLLSENIGTLRTGINEVYKELYGDKKLSSQIDVDMEIEGIWETMFEDINKLEPFGYGNEEPVFLIRNAKLENIRFFRNGSQSFSGMLNKDSLIIDVLGYDLGYKLSELTENKKRDLFTDLVGTFRIENSYNLKNSYVKFYLQDLRVNEEIQQGEIAKWNFASNILHDELNKIMNVEILNDNLTRGKVAMFLPSKIKNDSLLKKVQLSLEEHQKLIIVSATNSLLEHIYKIINTYFPENLLYFSNQYTLTPELISNYNVIFVTVPKFIKNRELLDSMQAEIIIDEPFYSLFHPVVRKVPEYQQFRKYALQKSKISIFSSIYSEELKEFLKRAGFKILISFSNNNSFEVVRERNNILGLLKDYTNERNGKVLVLNDYERQKSLVRLLDEKLQVDENDIRLFNHSMSFREKLISREKFKNEKANFYITSFSNNGIAFEVKQFSPILIIVDVPKTDIELLDLVSTWTKKTQRTTIILAYNNRFKVKLLYEYSRKYPSFKVLKLVYDFIADGHYKVEEIQDSLLKGDKSLSETVLNVMEDAKLIKVNEEEVEILNNFNLKDLRESSNFKENILDNWILKNSINFYENLDTRELIEFLKGNSKVGARSV; this is encoded by the coding sequence ATGGAGAGTAAATGGAAGGTTTTTTGGGACCCAAAGGCTCGTTATTACCAAGAAAAAGAAAAAGTTGCAAAAACCTTATCTAATGTTTTAGGGATTTCCAATTTTTTGGCAAAGCTATTAGTATCTAGAAATATTGAAACACCCGAAGAAGGAGATAAGTTTTTAAACCATTTGGAATTGGAAAGTTTTGATCCTTATTTGATGAAGGATATGTCAAAAGCCGTAGAAATTCTCAAACAAATTAAAGAAAGAAAAGAAAAAGTGGCGATCTTCGGTGATTATGATGTTGATGGGGTAACTGCGACTTCCGTTTTGTATCTTGGTTTAAAAAGATTAGGTTACGATGTAACTTCTTACATTCCATCTAGAATAGAAGAAGGTTATAGCCTAAACGTTAAGGCTATAGCAGAGTTAAAAGGCAAAAATTATAATAATATTATTACTGTTGATTGTGGTACAACATCCATACAAGAAATTGACTATGCAAAAAGTCTTGGAATGAAAGTTATAGTTACCGATCATCATTTGCCTCAAGAGAATCTTCCAAAAGCAGATGCGATATTGAACCCAAAAAGGAAAGACGATGAATATCCTTTCAAGGATCTGGCAGGGGTCGGAGTAACTTTTAAATTACTACAAGCCCTTTACAAAAGTTACTATGTTTCTTTGGACCCTTTCGAATATATAGACCTTGTGGCAGTGGGTACTATTGCTGACATAGTCTCGATAACCTCAGAAAATAGATACTTGGTTAAAATGGGATTGAACAAATTAAAAACCAATCCAACGAAAGGTTTAAAATATTTACTCGATGAATTGAAGATAGTTGATTCTGAAATAAATTCGCGTACAGTCACTTTTAAAGTTGCTCCTAAGATAAATGCAGCAGGAAGGATGTCAAATGCACATGCAGCTTTTAAATTGTTGACTGAAAAAGATGAAGAAAAATTAAAAAAGGCGGTTTCAGAATTACTCCGGCTAAATTCAAAAAGACAAAGTACTGAAAAGGAAATCTATCTATACTCTTTAAGCTTGTTAGATTTGTACCCAGAATACAAAAAAGACCCAGTATTGGTGTTAAGTGGAGAAGACTGGCATATGGGAGTTCTTGGGATAGTGGCTTCCAAACTGTCAAATCAATTCAATAAACCTGTTTTGATGATATCAAAAAATCAGGAAATGGGTAAAGGTTCAGGAAGAAGTCCCCAAGGCATAGATTTAATGGAGCTTCTTCTCAAAGTTAATGAAAGAGGTGTTTTTGAAGAGTTCGGTGGTCATAAGTTTGCCGCGGGTTTTTCCCTTCTCTCTGAAAATATAGGAACTTTAAGAACGGGGATTAACGAGGTTTACAAAGAGTTATATGGGGATAAAAAATTATCTTCTCAAATTGATGTGGATATGGAAATAGAAGGAATATGGGAAACAATGTTTGAAGATATAAATAAGTTAGAACCTTTTGGATATGGGAATGAGGAGCCGGTTTTTTTGATAAGGAACGCTAAATTAGAAAACATAAGATTCTTTCGTAACGGTTCTCAAAGTTTTTCAGGAATGCTCAACAAAGATTCCTTAATCATAGATGTTTTGGGCTACGATTTAGGGTACAAATTAAGCGAGCTAACAGAGAATAAAAAAAGAGATTTATTTACTGATCTTGTGGGTACCTTTAGAATAGAGAACTCTTATAATTTAAAAAATAGTTACGTTAAATTTTACTTGCAAGATTTGAGGGTTAATGAGGAAATACAACAAGGTGAGATTGCAAAATGGAACTTTGCATCTAATATTCTTCACGATGAGCTGAACAAGATCATGAATGTAGAAATATTAAATGATAATTTAACCAGGGGTAAAGTAGCAATGTTTCTTCCAAGTAAGATCAAAAATGATTCTTTACTGAAAAAAGTTCAGTTATCATTAGAAGAGCATCAAAAGCTGATAATCGTTTCTGCAACAAACAGTTTATTGGAACACATATATAAGATAATAAACACTTATTTTCCAGAGAATCTATTATACTTTAGCAATCAATATACACTCACACCAGAACTTATATCTAATTATAATGTGATATTCGTTACAGTACCCAAATTTATTAAAAATCGTGAATTGCTTGATTCTATGCAAGCTGAAATTATTATCGACGAACCATTCTATTCATTATTTCATCCGGTAGTGAGAAAAGTTCCTGAATATCAGCAATTTAGAAAATATGCTCTTCAAAAGTCTAAAATTAGTATTTTTAGTTCTATTTACAGCGAAGAGCTAAAAGAATTTTTAAAAAGAGCAGGATTTAAAATCCTTATATCTTTCTCTAATAATAATAGCTTTGAAGTGGTGAGAGAAAGAAACAATATTCTGGGACTTTTGAAGGATTACACAAATGAAAGAAATGGCAAAGTATTGGTTTTGAACGATTATGAAAGGCAAAAATCTTTAGTGAGACTGTTAGACGAAAAATTACAAGTTGATGAGAACGATATAAGACTTTTCAACCATTCAATGAGTTTTAGGGAAAAACTTATTTCTAGAGAAAAATTTAAAAATGAGAAAGCTAATTTTTATATAACTTCGTTTTCTAACAACGGTATAGCGTTTGAAGTCAAGCAATTCTCTCCAATTTTGATAATTGTGGATGTTCCAAAGACAGACATAGAGCTTTTGGACTTGGTTTCTACATGGACGAAAAAGACTCAAAGAACAACTATCATATTGGCTTACAATAATCGGTTCAAAGTTAAATTACTTTACGAATATTCAAGAAAGTACCCATCTTTTAAAGTATTAAAACTAGTCTATGATTTTATAGCCGACGGTCATTACAAGGTAGAAGAGATACAAGATTCTCTTTTGAAGGGTGATAAATCGTTATCAGAAACTGTTTTAAACGTGATGGAAGATGCCAAATTGATAAAGGTAAATGAAGAAGAAGTAGAAATATTGAATAATTTTAATCTAAAGGATTTACGTGAAAGCTCCAATTTCAAAGAAAACATATTGGATAACTGGATATTGAAAAATTCCATCAATTTCTATGAAAATTTAGATACAAGGGAATTAATTGAATTCTTGAAAGGCAATTCCAAAGTAGGAGCGAGAAGTGTATAA
- a CDS encoding tetratricopeptide repeat protein produces the protein MKNILLIIFLFTLSIFSWALTLEEIENLSKNPATLELSWEYFLEYIIENPSDVRITDIGSLISAKISLFNKYRNYNFANFIISEDLKNFCINLGVLDTNFSIPEEDTNKILFIFPEIIPILNEIFNTGNFEGTYYKYLYKLEGLKEYLQINSYETFIRTTINNSLSSPIYFDEDVEKFIEVLVPANNYILFERFISESKYLVEEDKYLGAYKLLTFLDKHNSINESVVAYSQLKNYFDLKQRLTLLNDQVFFVEKQELSSFISEVYKVGEDLKALTIEKNLLYNIFLPLLKALNSKLENIQEKVPVVDESFETLSASFSEQINAEILKLQMHITRIENLPVVVESDKATSIEQATDSQEVSAKTIFVYFLLSILGALFIIFLYFELYPSYSKINFLCTLKLGRFAAHLAEKLILKNPEDYKAFLILAKSYEVAGKYNASINAYKTALKLKDKTKEGE, from the coding sequence GTGAAAAATATACTATTGATAATCTTTCTTTTTACTCTATCTATTTTTTCATGGGCTTTAACCCTCGAAGAAATAGAAAATCTTTCAAAAAACCCTGCAACACTAGAATTATCTTGGGAATATTTTTTAGAGTATATTATAGAAAATCCAAGTGATGTTAGAATTACAGATATAGGTTCATTAATATCAGCTAAAATTTCTTTGTTTAACAAATATAGAAATTATAACTTTGCTAACTTTATTATTTCTGAAGACCTAAAAAATTTTTGCATTAACTTGGGAGTATTAGACACCAATTTTTCCATTCCAGAGGAAGATACCAATAAAATCCTATTCATCTTTCCTGAAATTATCCCTATTTTGAATGAAATATTTAACACGGGCAATTTTGAAGGAACTTATTATAAATATTTATATAAATTGGAAGGATTGAAAGAATATTTGCAAATTAACTCTTATGAAACCTTTATCAGAACAACTATAAATAATTCCCTTTCTTCTCCAATTTATTTCGATGAAGACGTTGAAAAGTTTATCGAAGTTTTAGTGCCAGCTAATAATTATATCTTGTTTGAAAGGTTTATTTCTGAATCCAAATATCTAGTCGAGGAAGATAAGTACCTAGGAGCATATAAATTACTGACATTTTTAGACAAACACAATTCAATAAATGAATCTGTAGTAGCATATTCTCAACTTAAAAATTATTTTGATCTAAAACAGAGGTTAACTTTATTGAACGATCAGGTTTTCTTTGTCGAGAAACAGGAACTCTCTTCTTTTATATCTGAAGTATACAAAGTTGGAGAGGATTTAAAGGCACTTACTATAGAAAAAAATTTACTTTACAACATATTTTTACCGTTATTAAAAGCTTTAAATTCTAAATTAGAAAATATACAAGAAAAAGTACCGGTCGTTGATGAAAGCTTCGAAACCTTATCTGCCTCTTTCAGTGAACAAATAAATGCCGAGATTTTGAAACTGCAAATGCATATTACGAGAATAGAAAACTTACCAGTTGTGGTAGAAAGTGACAAAGCAACTTCGATAGAACAAGCAACAGACTCACAAGAAGTATCAGCAAAGACCATCTTTGTCTATTTTTTACTTTCTATTTTAGGTGCTCTCTTTATAATTTTCCTGTATTTTGAATTGTACCCTTCATATTCAAAAATCAATTTTTTATGTACATTGAAATTAGGTAGGTTTGCTGCCCACTTGGCAGAAAAACTCATTTTAAAAAATCCAGAAGATTATAAGGCGTTTCTAATTTTGGCAAAATCATATGAAGTTGCAGGAAAGTATAACGCTTCAATCAATGCTTATAAGACCGCCTTAAAATTAAAAGACAAAACAAAAGAAGGTGAGTAA
- the tsaB gene encoding tRNA (adenosine(37)-N6)-threonylcarbamoyltransferase complex dimerization subunit type 1 TsaB, whose product MNLLIISTTLKNILVVLKNEKNKIYTRILTENKSGNYLANTIKEVIEESKTNIKNIDEFGIDIGPGSFTGIRVAISTLQGLLIDYPEKEVYTFFSSDVLYRSAVNNNPDFKKKKLAVLKRARENAAYASIYEDEKRIFGPQMVFEEFLRDSMNNCILINEEAEYFKNKYRLENEVFYSNIDEKSLIEEVLKGKRVKIKSLEPLYLQKPLAVENLEKRKTK is encoded by the coding sequence TTGAATCTTTTAATAATTTCAACTACTCTAAAAAATATACTTGTTGTATTAAAAAATGAAAAAAATAAAATTTATACCAGGATTTTGACTGAGAACAAATCGGGCAATTACCTTGCTAATACGATAAAAGAAGTGATAGAAGAATCAAAAACAAATATAAAAAATATAGATGAATTTGGTATAGATATAGGTCCCGGATCGTTCACCGGGATCAGAGTAGCTATTTCTACTTTACAGGGCCTTTTAATAGACTACCCAGAAAAAGAAGTTTATACCTTTTTCTCTTCTGATGTTTTGTACCGTTCCGCCGTGAATAACAACCCTGATTTTAAGAAAAAAAAGTTGGCTGTTTTGAAAAGAGCCCGAGAAAATGCCGCATATGCATCTATATACGAAGACGAAAAAAGAATCTTTGGTCCTCAAATGGTCTTTGAAGAGTTTTTAAGAGATTCCATGAACAACTGCATTTTAATAAATGAAGAAGCAGAATATTTTAAAAACAAATACAGACTTGAAAATGAAGTATTTTATTCGAACATTGATGAAAAGTCTCTAATTGAGGAAGTACTCAAAGGCAAGAGAGTAAAAATAAAAAGCTTGGAACCTCTTTATCTTCAAAAACCTTTAGCGGTTGAAAATTTAGAAAAAAGAAAAACAAAATAG
- a CDS encoding metal-dependent hydrolase yields the protein MPNFKTHILSGILGFPVFFLMFNFVYSHLFYEVYYVSSEIVLSYFLFVVGSDFPDIDHQNSFINRLMRLFLIFGSVYYLFEYDFLYKEYLPFPYNLSNFIIIVIGTLVGLLLGILFNKLSKHRGLWHLFLTGAILSFLIYLLNLKYRTPINILYSLSYFVGFSLHIILDKNFKTK from the coding sequence ATGCCTAATTTTAAAACTCACATATTAAGCGGTATTTTGGGGTTTCCTGTATTTTTTTTAATGTTCAATTTCGTTTATAGCCATTTGTTTTACGAGGTTTATTATGTTTCCAGTGAGATAGTACTTTCCTATTTTCTCTTTGTTGTTGGGAGTGATTTCCCAGATATTGACCACCAAAACTCTTTTATAAACAGATTAATGAGGTTGTTTTTAATCTTTGGAAGTGTATACTATCTCTTTGAATATGATTTCTTGTATAAAGAATATCTACCTTTTCCTTATAACCTTTCAAATTTTATTATAATAGTTATAGGTACTTTAGTTGGATTGCTTTTAGGGATACTTTTTAACAAACTATCGAAACATAGGGGATTGTGGCATTTGTTTCTAACAGGTGCAATACTCTCTTTCCTCATTTACTTACTTAATTTAAAATATAGAACCCCTATAAACATACTTTACAGTTTGAGTTACTTTGTAGGTTTCTCATTGCATATTATTTTAGATAAGAATTTTAAAACAAAATAG
- a CDS encoding redox-sensing transcriptional repressor Rex — protein MKSPKVPKPTIKRLAMYNRFLRELRDEGIPKTSSHEIAEALNIKASQVRKDLSYFGEFGKRGVGYDVENLCLKIHKILGTERVWNVAIIGVGNLGRAISHYPELEKYKFKIVAAYDVDKRKINSILLPGIPIKHIKELKNKNNDLDFEIAILTVPSNVAQEVANILIEAGVKGILNFAPVTLNSDDRVVIENVDFVVSLKTLTYEIVSNYE, from the coding sequence ATGAAATCACCAAAAGTGCCTAAACCTACAATAAAAAGATTAGCTATGTACAACAGATTTTTAAGAGAGTTACGAGATGAAGGAATACCAAAAACCTCTTCTCATGAGATTGCTGAAGCCCTTAATATAAAGGCTTCTCAAGTTAGAAAAGATTTGTCTTATTTTGGTGAGTTTGGAAAGAGGGGCGTAGGATACGATGTTGAAAATCTGTGTTTAAAGATTCATAAGATTTTAGGAACAGAAAGAGTTTGGAATGTTGCAATTATAGGGGTGGGAAACCTTGGCAGGGCTATTTCTCATTATCCCGAATTAGAAAAATACAAGTTTAAAATAGTTGCGGCCTATGATGTAGACAAAAGAAAAATTAATTCTATTTTGTTACCTGGTATTCCAATAAAACATATTAAAGAACTAAAGAATAAAAACAATGATCTTGATTTTGAAATAGCGATATTAACTGTTCCATCAAATGTGGCACAAGAGGTTGCAAATATATTAATAGAAGCCGGTGTAAAAGGGATATTGAATTTTGCCCCTGTAACTTTGAACTCCGATGATCGTGTTGTTATTGAAAATGTAGATTTTGTAGTTTCTCTTAAAACACTAACGTACGAAATAGTTAGTAATTATGAGTAA
- the leuS gene encoding leucine--tRNA ligase, with amino-acid sequence MEKTYNPQEIEKKWQKNWEEKEAFKVLNEEYHKKYYDLVMFPYPSGTLHVGHVKNYVIGDVIARYKRMRGYNVMHPFGFDAFGLPAENAAIEKGNIHPEDWTMQNINIIRNQIKKLGISYNWDREVVTCKEDYYKWTQWIFLQLYKNGLAYKKKAPVNWCPNCKTVLANEQVVNGRCERCGTNVEIKHLEQWYFKITDYADKLLNDLDNLNGWPENVKTMQKNWIGKSVGAEVEFKLDNRKGSLRVFTTRPDTLWGVTFMALAPESPLVEELTTSENTEKVNKFLQRVSLQDRFKRTAEGAEKEGVFTGSYAINPVNGEKIPVYVANYILYEYGTGAIMAVPAHDQRDFEFAKKYDLPIRVVITPEDDELTEEILEKAYVGEGVLINSGEFTGLNNQTAIKKISQWLEYKKIGKVVTQYKLRDWLISRQRYWGAPIPIVYCEKCGVVPVPEKDLPVKLPRDVEFEPTGKSPLIDHPDFKETTCPKCGGKAKREVDTMDTFVDSSWYYLRYVNPKLEDKPFNKEDVNNWLPVDQYIGGVEHAILHLLYSRFITKVLKDLGYVNFDEPFKNLFTQGMIYRNGAKMSKSKGNVVSPEEMIEKYGTDALRTYILFMAPPERDAEWNDSGIEGTYRFLNKVWNTYMKIQDKIIHLENNSNYLLKNKQEKDLRRKLHQTIEKISNDIEGNFQFNTAVSSLMELLNELNSYLNNTDEKDWNLNLLREFSEDFVLMLSPIAPHISEELWENFGKDRFIFKASWPKIDKDALKADEITIAVQINGKLRAQITVDVNLNEDEVKSYALEDDKVQKYISGKKIQKIIYVPKKIINIVVK; translated from the coding sequence ATGGAAAAAACTTACAATCCACAAGAGATAGAGAAAAAATGGCAAAAGAATTGGGAAGAAAAAGAGGCTTTTAAAGTTCTGAATGAAGAGTACCATAAAAAATATTATGATTTGGTAATGTTTCCTTACCCTTCGGGGACGCTACATGTTGGTCATGTAAAAAACTATGTTATTGGTGACGTTATAGCTCGTTACAAGAGGATGAGAGGGTACAATGTCATGCATCCATTTGGTTTTGATGCGTTTGGGCTGCCTGCGGAAAATGCCGCGATAGAGAAGGGAAACATTCATCCAGAAGATTGGACCATGCAAAACATTAATATCATCAGAAATCAAATTAAAAAGTTAGGTATTAGTTATAATTGGGATAGAGAAGTTGTAACGTGTAAAGAAGATTACTACAAATGGACACAATGGATTTTCTTACAATTGTATAAAAATGGCTTAGCTTACAAGAAAAAAGCACCTGTGAATTGGTGTCCAAACTGCAAGACTGTTCTTGCTAATGAGCAAGTTGTTAACGGAAGATGTGAAAGATGTGGGACCAATGTGGAAATCAAACACTTAGAGCAATGGTATTTCAAAATAACTGACTACGCCGACAAGCTGCTAAATGATTTAGACAATCTGAACGGATGGCCAGAGAATGTCAAAACAATGCAGAAAAATTGGATAGGAAAAAGTGTAGGAGCCGAAGTAGAATTTAAGCTTGATAACAGAAAAGGAAGCTTGAGAGTTTTTACAACCAGACCGGATACCTTGTGGGGAGTTACCTTTATGGCATTAGCTCCTGAATCACCACTTGTGGAAGAATTGACAACTTCAGAAAATACTGAAAAGGTCAATAAATTTTTGCAAAGAGTAAGTTTGCAAGATAGGTTTAAAAGAACCGCTGAGGGAGCTGAAAAGGAAGGCGTTTTCACCGGAAGTTACGCAATAAATCCTGTGAATGGAGAAAAGATTCCTGTTTACGTAGCGAACTATATTTTGTATGAATATGGTACTGGAGCGATTATGGCTGTTCCTGCACATGATCAAAGAGACTTTGAATTCGCGAAAAAATACGATCTTCCCATAAGAGTTGTTATTACGCCTGAAGATGACGAGTTGACTGAAGAAATTCTAGAAAAAGCCTACGTTGGTGAAGGAGTTTTGATAAATTCCGGAGAATTTACAGGTTTAAACAACCAGACAGCAATTAAGAAAATCTCTCAATGGTTAGAATATAAAAAGATTGGAAAAGTTGTCACCCAGTACAAATTGAGAGATTGGCTTATATCAAGGCAAAGGTATTGGGGAGCTCCGATTCCCATTGTATATTGTGAAAAATGTGGGGTTGTTCCTGTGCCTGAAAAGGATTTGCCCGTAAAACTTCCTAGGGATGTTGAATTTGAACCCACTGGCAAAAGCCCTTTGATCGATCATCCGGATTTTAAAGAAACAACATGTCCAAAATGTGGTGGGAAAGCTAAAAGAGAAGTTGATACAATGGATACCTTTGTGGATAGCTCATGGTATTATTTGAGATATGTGAATCCAAAGCTGGAAGACAAACCTTTCAATAAGGAAGATGTAAACAATTGGTTACCTGTAGATCAGTATATAGGTGGAGTCGAACATGCAATATTACACTTACTTTATTCAAGGTTCATAACCAAAGTGTTAAAAGATCTTGGGTATGTCAACTTTGATGAGCCCTTCAAAAATCTTTTCACTCAAGGTATGATATACAGGAACGGGGCTAAGATGTCTAAATCAAAAGGTAACGTTGTGTCTCCTGAAGAAATGATCGAAAAATATGGCACTGATGCTTTAAGAACTTACATTCTTTTTATGGCTCCTCCCGAAAGGGATGCAGAATGGAATGATTCAGGCATAGAAGGGACATATAGATTCTTGAATAAGGTTTGGAATACGTACATGAAAATACAGGACAAGATAATTCATCTTGAAAATAACTCGAATTATCTTTTGAAAAATAAACAGGAAAAGGATTTAAGAAGAAAGTTGCACCAAACTATTGAGAAAATATCAAACGATATAGAAGGCAATTTTCAATTTAACACTGCAGTAAGTTCCCTTATGGAGCTTTTGAATGAATTAAACTCATATCTAAATAACACGGACGAAAAAGATTGGAACCTCAACTTACTAAGAGAATTTTCTGAAGATTTTGTATTGATGTTATCTCCTATTGCACCTCATATAAGCGAAGAATTATGGGAGAATTTTGGAAAAGATAGGTTCATATTTAAAGCAAGTTGGCCAAAGATCGATAAAGATGCTTTAAAAGCAGATGAAATTACTATAGCTGTACAAATAAATGGGAAATTGAGAGCTCAGATAACGGTTGATGTTAATTTAAACGAAGATGAAGTAAAAAGTTATGCTTTAGAAGATGATAAAGTTCAAAAATATATATCAGGTAAAAAGATACAAAAGATCATTTATGTTCCAAAAAAGATTATAAACATAGTGGTCAAATAA
- a CDS encoding sigma-70 family RNA polymerase sigma factor, protein MSRHIYRLRGMNLDKLIELAQIGDNQALGIILEKFEPMVKSIVGKYYGTWLEFEDFLQIGLVGLIQAVYNFRKDANAKFSSFAYMNISSEIKSFVTYLNRNKHKVLTEAVSMENTDDEFTENADYYIESVDTEKKDFLKEYFLSKSLEQLECNEREIVELWIDGYSYQEIGNKMEINTKKVDNTIQKIKKVFARNIDEYNNIVEMFGGKYEI, encoded by the coding sequence ATGAGTAGGCATATCTATAGGCTAAGGGGAATGAATCTGGATAAACTTATAGAACTTGCACAAATAGGGGACAACCAAGCCCTAGGCATAATTCTTGAAAAGTTTGAACCTATGGTGAAATCTATTGTTGGGAAATATTATGGTACATGGCTGGAATTCGAAGATTTTTTACAAATAGGTTTGGTGGGTTTAATTCAAGCGGTATATAATTTCAGAAAAGATGCAAACGCTAAATTTTCAAGCTTTGCCTATATGAATATCTCTTCGGAGATCAAGTCTTTTGTCACTTACTTGAATAGAAATAAGCATAAAGTTTTAACAGAAGCTGTAAGTATGGAAAATACAGACGACGAATTTACAGAAAATGCCGATTATTATATAGAAAGCGTTGATACTGAAAAGAAGGATTTTCTCAAGGAATATTTTTTATCAAAGAGTCTTGAACAACTCGAATGCAACGAAAGGGAAATTGTTGAATTATGGATAGATGGATACTCATATCAAGAAATTGGGAATAAAATGGAAATAAATACAAAAAAGGTCGATAATACCATCCAAAAGATAAAAAAAGTTTTCGCAAGAAATATAGATGAATACAATAATATAGTGGAGATGTTTGGAGGTAAGTATGAGATTTAA
- a CDS encoding pseudouridine synthase, producing MKLQKALQTISLSRRQSSEYILTKGVKVNGKLVKEPWYEIKENDFIEFNNKKYYLSELQKKAENKVYYLLNKPKGVLCTFKDQYGRKTINDLLKGKIEERVFYVGRLDYDSSGLLLLTNDGDLANYLLRPENKVTKVYEVLVKGTPSKKELQTLEEGITLETGYKTMKSKVKILKKEKDLSLLQISLNEGKKRQIKLMIKALGYKVIELKRIKFGPWSIEEVPEPGDIKYLGGREEVRNRLLSNFS from the coding sequence ATGAAGCTACAAAAGGCTCTTCAAACAATATCTCTGAGTAGAAGGCAGTCCTCAGAGTACATATTGACTAAAGGCGTGAAAGTCAACGGTAAATTGGTTAAAGAACCGTGGTATGAAATAAAAGAAAATGATTTCATAGAATTTAACAATAAAAAATATTATCTTTCCGAGCTACAAAAGAAAGCTGAAAACAAAGTTTATTACCTTTTAAACAAACCCAAAGGAGTCTTGTGTACCTTCAAAGACCAATACGGTAGAAAGACAATAAATGATTTGCTAAAAGGAAAGATTGAAGAAAGAGTTTTTTATGTAGGCAGGCTTGACTACGATTCAAGCGGCCTTTTGCTTCTGACAAACGATGGTGATTTAGCCAATTATTTGTTAAGGCCTGAAAATAAGGTCACTAAAGTTTATGAAGTATTGGTGAAAGGTACGCCTTCAAAAAAGGAATTGCAGACTTTGGAAGAAGGTATCACACTTGAAACCGGATATAAAACGATGAAATCCAAGGTGAAAATTTTGAAAAAAGAAAAAGATCTATCCCTTTTACAAATCAGTTTAAACGAAGGTAAAAAAAGGCAGATAAAACTCATGATAAAAGCTTTAGGTTATAAAGTTATAGAATTGAAAAGAATCAAATTTGGGCCATGGAGTATAGAAGAAGTCCCTGAGCCTGGGGATATAAAATACTTGGGTGGTAGAGAAGAAGTAAGAAATAGACTTTTATCGAACTTTTCATAG
- a CDS encoding SMC-Scp complex subunit ScpB — MAKDKIDVEIRMIEALVFSKPNGISFKEISKRLKIKEEELRHYIEEIELHYIGDQHGVELVRNGNKYRFEIKPEIKSMIFPNPRKFELTQTQFEVLAILFMNGDSRVVEIEKIRGKNSYYQLKKLMEYDLVKKSKKKNHTYYHLTEKFYEFLPDKTLKKLEEMKKNEATKGSSNNISE; from the coding sequence ATGGCTAAAGACAAAATAGATGTAGAAATTCGAATGATAGAGGCATTAGTATTCTCAAAGCCCAACGGTATATCTTTCAAAGAGATCTCCAAACGTTTAAAGATAAAAGAAGAAGAATTGAGGCATTACATAGAAGAAATAGAATTACATTATATCGGTGACCAACACGGTGTGGAATTGGTAAGAAACGGGAACAAATACAGATTTGAAATAAAGCCAGAAATAAAATCTATGATATTTCCAAATCCTCGAAAATTTGAGTTAACACAAACTCAATTCGAAGTATTAGCGATACTATTTATGAATGGAGATAGCAGGGTTGTCGAGATAGAAAAAATCAGAGGCAAAAATAGTTACTATCAGCTAAAAAAATTAATGGAATACGATCTAGTTAAAAAAAGTAAAAAGAAAAACCATACATACTACCATCTTACCGAAAAATTTTACGAATTCTTACCGGATAAAACGTTGAAAAAGTTGGAGGAAATGAAAAAGAATGAAGCTACAAAAGGCTCTTCAAACAATATCTCTGAGTAG